A region from the Nocardioides coralli genome encodes:
- a CDS encoding sulfotransferase family 2 domain-containing protein yields MRDLRRLVDGWIAGSPVFPRRYELAFPTSGLRYTYIPKNGCSTLKLSLGRHEGWLAAGSDPHAISARHRLLGLVRCRRPEVRFVVLRDPLQRLASAFLDRFSKPADHSTQSLKKLGLLSRGQTLGDVTFEQFVEFLLDLPRGRMDPHWRPQVDFMYGPYTHYFSFENFDHCLSMLRQRGVSIHQHRPHATSRYRPVGRFVGQLPARELLELRSSRSIAPTAEELVSPRVSSLVTTLYASDYALMENVDFA; encoded by the coding sequence ATGCGCGACCTGCGTCGACTTGTCGATGGGTGGATCGCTGGCTCGCCGGTCTTCCCCCGCAGGTACGAGCTCGCCTTCCCAACATCCGGGTTGCGTTACACCTACATCCCCAAGAACGGGTGCTCCACCCTGAAGTTGTCACTCGGCCGCCATGAGGGATGGCTTGCAGCGGGGAGCGACCCCCACGCCATCAGCGCGCGTCACCGACTTTTGGGGCTGGTCAGGTGCCGCAGGCCGGAGGTGCGATTCGTGGTGCTCCGCGACCCACTGCAACGGCTGGCCAGCGCCTTTCTCGACCGGTTCTCCAAGCCGGCCGACCACTCCACACAGTCGCTGAAGAAGCTGGGACTGCTCAGTCGTGGTCAGACCTTGGGCGATGTCACGTTCGAGCAGTTCGTCGAGTTCTTGTTGGACCTGCCGCGCGGACGAATGGATCCGCATTGGCGACCCCAGGTCGACTTCATGTATGGGCCCTACACCCACTACTTCAGCTTCGAGAATTTCGATCACTGCCTCTCGATGCTGCGTCAGAGAGGGGTGTCCATCCACCAGCATCGTCCTCACGCCACCTCCAGGTATCGGCCGGTGGGACGGTTCGTTGGGCAGCTCCCAGCACGCGAGTTGCTGGAACTGCGGTCCAGCCGATCCATAGCTCCCACCGCCGAGGAGCTCGTGAGCCCGCGCGTCAGCAGCTTGGTCACGACGCTCTATGCCAGCGACTACGCGTTGATGGAGAACGTTGACTTCGCGTAG
- a CDS encoding glycosyltransferase family 4 protein — MNYAPEPSGTAPFTTDFAEHLASRGHTVQVVTGLPHYPEWRVRPECRDGGIEQRNGVTVLRVRHFVPARQSLVSRLRYELSFALRSLPALVRTVRRADVVVAVIPGLFSAVSASLICSVLGKPFVVWSQDSMTRGASQTGLGAQGLVTLVLSSLESFVFNTADRVIVISETFAERLGSPGVGRIAVVRNWTFLPEADRPVRATRRALQWPDSQWVALHAGNMGLKQGLSSVVEAARTSDASTRYVLLGAGSQLSRLRQSASGVQNLEFLPSVDNQDYVNILGAADALILCEKPDVKDMSLPSKLTAYARAGRPIVAFVDPDGATARELRSACCGVVVDNRGRPETLDAAIQALRGDRELCQRLVENGRRYAEAEYGRRANMAKLQSLVLAAPVASEQ, encoded by the coding sequence GTGAACTACGCACCGGAGCCATCCGGCACTGCGCCGTTCACGACGGATTTCGCGGAGCACCTGGCCTCGCGGGGGCACACGGTTCAGGTCGTGACCGGACTTCCGCACTACCCTGAGTGGCGCGTCCGTCCGGAGTGCCGTGATGGCGGAATCGAACAACGCAACGGCGTGACGGTTCTCAGGGTTCGCCATTTCGTGCCTGCGCGTCAGTCACTTGTAAGCCGGTTGCGTTATGAGTTGTCATTCGCGTTGCGGAGTCTCCCCGCGCTGGTTCGCACCGTCCGCCGCGCAGATGTTGTTGTGGCAGTGATCCCGGGGCTCTTCTCTGCCGTGTCGGCTTCGCTGATCTGCTCGGTCCTGGGCAAGCCATTCGTGGTCTGGAGCCAGGACTCGATGACCCGAGGTGCCTCGCAGACCGGACTGGGGGCGCAGGGGCTCGTCACCCTCGTGCTGTCCTCCCTGGAGTCCTTTGTGTTCAACACGGCGGACCGAGTCATCGTGATCAGCGAGACGTTCGCCGAGCGGCTCGGGAGCCCGGGTGTCGGCCGGATAGCGGTCGTCAGGAACTGGACCTTCCTGCCCGAAGCCGACCGCCCCGTGCGAGCGACTCGTCGAGCGCTGCAGTGGCCGGACAGCCAATGGGTCGCACTGCACGCGGGGAACATGGGGCTCAAGCAGGGGCTCTCGTCGGTCGTCGAGGCTGCACGGACCAGCGACGCGTCCACGCGCTACGTGCTCCTCGGAGCTGGCAGCCAGCTGTCCCGCCTGCGGCAGAGTGCGTCGGGCGTCCAGAACCTGGAGTTCCTGCCCAGCGTGGACAATCAGGACTACGTCAACATCCTGGGCGCCGCCGACGCGTTGATCCTGTGCGAGAAACCCGATGTCAAGGACATGTCGTTGCCGAGCAAGCTGACGGCGTACGCGCGCGCGGGACGACCTATCGTCGCATTCGTGGATCCTGACGGTGCCACGGCCCGCGAGCTTCGGAGCGCATGCTGCGGAGTGGTCGTCGACAACAGGGGCCGACCGGAGACCCTCGACGCGGCAATTCAGGCACTACGGGGCGATCGCGAGCTGTGTCAGCGTCTCGTGGAGAACGGTCGTCGCTACGCCGAGGCAGAGTACGGGCGCCGCGCCAACATGGCCAAGCTGCAGAGCTTGGTCCTGGCGGCCCCCGTTGCGTCGGAGCAGTGA
- a CDS encoding FkbM family methyltransferase: MSSPGSLRYRARQVVRRRVAENGPVRWLRWARGSATHTPVVLRNALALAGEIRTVIDVGASDGRWTARYRSMLPEASFLLFEANPVHHRRLNRYAARAGVHVEHSAASDRVGEVNFLADPGNPLGGAASSVGFDRHNIKAPTKQIDEAVRERNLVGPFFLKLDTQGHEREILAGAKQVLEETSLLFIEAYGVDDPGRMAFDELCALLRERGFRTAGIADPVNRPSDGILWQMDLAFIRDSHPAFLDTNYH; the protein is encoded by the coding sequence ATGTCGAGCCCAGGGTCGCTCAGGTATCGAGCGCGCCAGGTCGTCCGGCGAAGAGTTGCCGAGAACGGCCCAGTCCGGTGGCTTCGGTGGGCGCGTGGCTCCGCGACGCACACCCCGGTCGTTCTGCGAAATGCCTTGGCGCTGGCCGGGGAGATCCGCACGGTCATTGACGTCGGAGCTTCAGATGGGCGGTGGACCGCCAGATATCGGTCGATGCTGCCCGAGGCGTCGTTCCTTCTCTTCGAGGCCAACCCGGTGCACCACAGGCGACTGAACCGATATGCGGCCCGGGCCGGGGTGCACGTGGAGCACAGCGCAGCCAGTGATCGCGTCGGTGAGGTCAACTTCCTCGCGGATCCAGGTAACCCGCTCGGCGGTGCGGCGAGCAGCGTCGGCTTCGACCGTCACAACATCAAGGCGCCCACCAAGCAGATCGACGAGGCAGTGCGCGAGCGCAACCTGGTGGGCCCCTTCTTCCTCAAGCTCGACACCCAGGGCCACGAGAGGGAGATTCTGGCCGGCGCGAAGCAGGTGCTCGAAGAGACGAGTCTGCTCTTCATCGAGGCCTATGGGGTCGACGACCCCGGCCGGATGGCTTTTGACGAGCTGTGTGCGCTTCTGCGGGAGCGCGGCTTCCGGACTGCCGGCATCGCCGATCCGGTGAACCGTCCGAGCGACGGGATCCTCTGGCAGATGGACTTGGCCTTCATTCGTGACAGTCATCCGGCGTTCCTCGACACGAACTACCACTAG
- a CDS encoding O-antigen ligase family protein, with translation MTVAVALGMALVGSLLLVAAFRTHREEWNASTSFVLLIGWLVNSAAVLALTSGRYVERLDPISNIRVRELVGADVRTFSYVMVVGALAIGLLAFRHLPHHGRLHVSAVLAVTICVLMNATNALSGLPVVSVGASFMVVTLVAATVMPRGDGARLGAALFGLTMSTASLAFVALDPATGTRDCTLSKCGPLDLLVNGLTISENALALVMALALPFMHLAFRGPLRAITIAHTLGVVWLTGSRTSLIAVAVTILAIAVYRPTAGARPESRDTLARLGIALAAAITFLLPRIGDIEASAFSLRGYLWQLAHTRMAEDSPWLGFGAAAWSRLATDTGEISEGAIYSPHNQWLELQYALGWLGVLLLAWWLIALVRENRTQVRQLAVVLIPSLTIGATERAWSFGSPDWLTWALVALLLMNGGATSPQPAPRGPSSGEQHLSREPLGSRGRERAALGARLRRSQAPVTRRRFSLVRPQRVSHH, from the coding sequence GTGACAGTCGCGGTGGCACTGGGGATGGCCCTTGTGGGCAGTCTCCTCCTGGTTGCCGCATTCAGGACCCACCGCGAGGAGTGGAACGCCTCTACGTCGTTCGTCCTCCTCATCGGCTGGCTCGTGAACTCCGCAGCCGTGCTGGCGTTGACGAGCGGTCGTTATGTGGAGCGCCTGGATCCCATCTCGAACATTCGTGTTCGCGAGCTTGTCGGTGCGGATGTCCGCACCTTTTCGTACGTCATGGTGGTCGGCGCTCTTGCCATCGGACTACTTGCCTTCCGCCACCTGCCACACCACGGTCGCCTGCACGTGTCTGCGGTGCTGGCGGTGACGATCTGCGTACTCATGAACGCCACCAATGCCCTATCCGGCCTACCTGTCGTGTCCGTCGGCGCCAGCTTCATGGTTGTCACTCTTGTTGCAGCAACGGTGATGCCCCGTGGCGACGGAGCGCGTCTGGGGGCGGCACTGTTCGGGCTCACCATGTCCACGGCGTCGCTGGCATTCGTCGCCCTCGACCCGGCCACCGGAACACGCGACTGCACGTTGAGCAAGTGCGGCCCTCTCGACTTGCTCGTGAACGGACTCACGATCTCCGAGAACGCACTCGCCTTGGTCATGGCCCTCGCGCTCCCGTTCATGCACCTGGCGTTTCGAGGGCCTCTGCGCGCCATCACCATCGCCCACACGTTGGGGGTCGTATGGCTGACCGGTAGCCGCACATCGCTCATCGCTGTCGCCGTGACGATCCTCGCGATTGCGGTGTACCGCCCCACAGCTGGTGCGCGTCCTGAGAGCCGAGACACCCTCGCCCGGTTGGGAATCGCCTTGGCCGCGGCGATCACTTTCCTCTTGCCGCGCATTGGCGACATCGAGGCGTCTGCGTTCAGCCTGCGAGGGTACTTGTGGCAGCTGGCCCATACCCGCATGGCGGAGGACTCGCCCTGGTTGGGTTTCGGCGCCGCGGCCTGGTCACGTCTGGCCACTGACACCGGCGAGATCAGCGAAGGGGCGATCTATTCTCCCCACAACCAATGGCTTGAGCTTCAGTACGCTCTCGGCTGGCTCGGGGTGTTGCTGCTGGCCTGGTGGCTCATCGCGCTTGTGCGTGAGAACCGAACTCAGGTCCGCCAGCTTGCCGTCGTGCTGATTCCCTCATTGACCATCGGTGCCACAGAGAGAGCCTGGTCGTTCGGATCGCCAGACTGGCTGACGTGGGCGCTCGTGGCCCTGCTGCTGATGAACGGCGGGGCAACGAGTCCACAGCCAGCGCCTCGGGGTCCCTCCTCCGGCGAACAGCATCTGTCCCGGGAGCCGTTGGGAAGCCGTGGCCGGGAACGGGCCGCTCTCGGCGCTCGCCTCAGGCGGTCGCAAGCACCCGTGACCCGCCGACGCTTCTCCTTGGTGCGCCCGCAGCGGGTATCGCACCACTAG
- a CDS encoding WXG100 family type VII secretion target: MSIETEIEGSPASIRSAAGWLSGSLRPAVERGGEALVAARRTASADWRGETAEAFTGAMSRAVTQTDRVEDAVRMVRDAFDDYADTLQRCQQRMAEIREQARAAGLTVAGSTVLPPGDGPAHPGTPPAAPTAGQAAAWDATVAAYNAHQERIEAYNRLVRLADEVWADLRRAWERVTAKDRSLDGVNWTFVITDVASGFAGAVLGVHGSILRDSARYFGNVSQTNLIRLQGMDRVHDAARYYDDLDHYRRLGAGAADDAARGARFLAAGKAVPLVTGGLLTGVGVWYDMEHGGESAAQAVTSNVGGFAASVAAGAAIGSIGGPVGIVGGIVIGAGVGVFTSGMIDGLWESGGDVGEALMAGADTIVDTGGALLEGAGDVGGAIVDGIGGLFD; encoded by the coding sequence GTGTCGATTGAGACCGAGATCGAGGGCTCGCCGGCCTCGATCCGGTCCGCGGCCGGGTGGCTGTCCGGGTCGCTGCGGCCCGCCGTGGAGCGGGGCGGGGAGGCGCTGGTGGCGGCCCGGCGGACGGCGTCGGCGGACTGGCGCGGCGAGACCGCCGAGGCGTTCACCGGGGCGATGTCACGGGCGGTGACCCAGACCGACCGGGTCGAGGACGCGGTCCGGATGGTGCGCGACGCCTTCGACGACTACGCCGACACCCTGCAGCGCTGCCAGCAGCGGATGGCCGAGATCCGGGAGCAGGCCCGGGCGGCGGGGCTGACGGTCGCCGGGTCCACGGTGCTGCCGCCGGGCGACGGGCCGGCCCACCCGGGTACGCCGCCCGCGGCACCGACCGCGGGGCAGGCGGCGGCGTGGGACGCCACCGTGGCGGCGTACAACGCCCACCAGGAGCGGATCGAGGCCTACAACCGGCTGGTGCGGCTGGCCGACGAGGTGTGGGCCGACCTGCGGCGGGCGTGGGAGCGGGTGACGGCGAAGGACCGCTCGCTGGACGGGGTCAACTGGACCTTCGTAATCACCGACGTCGCCAGCGGCTTCGCGGGGGCGGTGCTGGGCGTGCACGGCAGCATCCTGCGCGACTCGGCGCGCTACTTCGGCAACGTGTCGCAGACCAACCTGATCCGGCTGCAGGGGATGGACCGGGTCCACGACGCCGCGCGCTACTACGACGACCTCGACCACTACCGGCGGCTGGGGGCGGGGGCCGCCGACGACGCGGCCCGCGGCGCCCGCTTCCTGGCGGCCGGCAAGGCGGTGCCGCTGGTGACCGGCGGCCTGCTGACCGGTGTCGGGGTCTGGTACGACATGGAGCACGGCGGGGAGAGCGCCGCCCAGGCGGTGACCTCCAACGTGGGTGGTTTCGCGGCGTCGGTGGCGGCGGGGGCGGCGATCGGCTCGATCGGCGGCCCGGTCGGGATCGTGGGCGGCATCGTCATCGGTGCGGGGGTGGGGGTGTTCACCTCGGGGATGATCGACGGGCTGTGGGAGAGCGGCGGCGACGTGGGCGAGGCGCTGATGGCGGGTGCTGACACGATCGTCGACACCGGCGGCGCGCTGCTGGAGGGGGCGGGCGACGTCGGCGGGGCGATCGTCGACGGCATCGGCGGGTTGTTCGACTGA
- a CDS encoding SAV_915 family protein, with protein sequence MDRPPPLPPVVYAPTLTDADGNTRLHMHRMRDERVALFVYSAIDRLQAQYGEAAPWVLLTLADLERAHQAAPYDLLLLDRELHPQEAAHG encoded by the coding sequence ATGGACCGACCGCCCCCGCTGCCGCCCGTGGTCTATGCGCCGACGCTGACCGACGCCGACGGCAACACCCGGCTGCACATGCACCGGATGCGGGACGAGCGGGTGGCGTTGTTCGTCTACTCCGCGATCGACCGGCTGCAGGCGCAGTACGGCGAGGCGGCGCCGTGGGTGCTGCTGACGCTCGCCGACCTCGAGCGTGCCCACCAGGCGGCGCCGTACGACCTGCTGCTGCTCGACCGCGAGCTCCACCCGCAGGAGGCCGCGCATGGCTGA
- a CDS encoding LCP family protein, with protein sequence MPWTRRRTVMATVLGTAVLLVGALSTWLVTVFSGLDDITRFELYVDEPSGEYQRPEPSPDQDSVTLLLAGVDNGDRGDLREMLASEQWEPGVFRSDAIMVLHLPGDRSRAELVSIPRDSWVPIDGYGRQKINAAFSYGGPALLTRTVEQVADIRLDHVMVVDWDGFRGITEALGGIQLGDEQLDAEEALTYVRERKSLPRGDFDRVVRQQEFLLGVLKGLHDRNVLTNPVSSSRLVGRLDDLVSVDEGLTSATMTKLAWSARGIGPSDVLTSTAPHSGTATVAGQSIVRLDTPRTQTLFDRIVGTD encoded by the coding sequence ATGCCCTGGACACGGCGCAGGACCGTGATGGCCACCGTGCTGGGCACGGCTGTGCTGCTGGTCGGAGCACTCTCCACCTGGCTCGTGACCGTCTTCTCCGGGCTGGACGACATCACGCGGTTCGAGCTCTACGTGGACGAACCCTCGGGCGAGTACCAGCGGCCCGAACCGTCTCCCGACCAGGACTCGGTGACGCTCCTCCTGGCGGGCGTCGACAACGGCGACCGCGGGGACCTGCGCGAGATGCTCGCGTCAGAGCAGTGGGAACCGGGCGTGTTCCGCAGCGACGCGATCATGGTCCTCCACCTCCCCGGAGACCGGAGCAGAGCCGAGCTGGTGTCCATCCCGCGCGACTCCTGGGTGCCGATCGACGGGTACGGCCGACAGAAGATCAACGCCGCCTTCTCCTACGGGGGCCCGGCGCTGCTGACGCGAACTGTCGAGCAGGTCGCCGACATCCGCCTGGACCACGTCATGGTCGTGGACTGGGACGGGTTCCGGGGGATCACGGAGGCCCTGGGAGGCATCCAGCTCGGAGACGAGCAGCTGGACGCCGAGGAGGCGCTGACGTACGTCCGCGAGCGCAAGTCCCTGCCTCGGGGTGACTTCGACCGGGTGGTGCGACAGCAGGAGTTCCTCCTCGGGGTGCTCAAGGGGCTGCACGACAGGAATGTGCTGACCAATCCCGTCAGCAGCAGTCGGCTGGTCGGGCGCCTGGACGACCTCGTCTCGGTCGACGAGGGGCTGACGAGTGCCACGATGACGAAGCTCGCGTGGTCAGCGCGTGGCATCGGACCGTCCGACGTCCTGACCTCGACAGCGCCCCACTCGGGGACGGCGACCGTGGCGGGGCAGAGCATCGTCCGCCTCGACACTCCTCGCACGCAGACGCTCTTCGACAGGATCGTCGGCACCGACTGA
- a CDS encoding DUF1416 domain-containing protein — protein MCGATEGGLSLDGVDVAKEAIIQGQVTRGGDPVGNAYVRLLDRTGEFTAEVPTSATGHFRFFAADGDWTLRTLAPQADPVDRKVRAATGEVVEVEVSL, from the coding sequence ATGTGCGGAGCAACCGAGGGCGGACTGTCCCTCGACGGCGTCGACGTCGCCAAGGAGGCGATCATCCAGGGGCAGGTGACCCGCGGCGGCGACCCGGTCGGCAACGCCTACGTGCGGCTGCTCGACCGGACCGGCGAGTTCACCGCGGAGGTGCCGACTAGCGCCACCGGCCACTTCCGGTTCTTCGCCGCCGACGGCGACTGGACGCTGCGGACCCTCGCCCCCCAGGCCGACCCCGTCGACCGGAAGGTGAGAGCTGCCACGGGGGAGGTCGTGGAGGTCGAGGTCTCGCTCTGA
- a CDS encoding sulfurtransferase, translated as MSRDTTLVSAQWVEDNLDNPDVVLIEVDEDTTAYDKGHIKGAIKLDWTTDLQDQVRRDFVDKGQFEALLSDRGVGNDHTVVLYGGNNNWFAAYAYWYFKLYGHQDVKLLDGGRKKWELDSRELVDEVPTREKTSYSAQEQDSAIRAFRDEVVEAIGTQNLVDVRSPDEYAGRLLAPAHLPQEQAQRAGHIPTAANVPWSKAANDDGTFRSDEELKQIYTDAGVDWDKDTIAYCRIGERSSHTWFVLKELLGQDNVKNYDGSWTEYGSLVGVPVALGDEKGEA; from the coding sequence ATGAGCCGCGACACGACCCTCGTCTCCGCCCAGTGGGTGGAGGACAACCTCGACAACCCCGACGTCGTCCTCATCGAGGTCGACGAGGACACCACGGCCTACGACAAGGGCCACATCAAGGGCGCCATCAAGCTCGACTGGACGACCGACCTCCAGGACCAGGTCCGCCGCGACTTCGTCGACAAGGGGCAGTTCGAGGCGCTGCTGTCCGATCGCGGCGTCGGCAACGACCACACCGTCGTCCTCTACGGCGGCAACAACAACTGGTTCGCCGCCTACGCCTACTGGTACTTCAAGCTCTACGGCCACCAGGACGTCAAGCTGCTCGACGGCGGCCGCAAGAAGTGGGAGCTCGACTCCCGCGAGCTGGTCGACGAGGTCCCCACCCGCGAGAAGACGTCGTACTCCGCGCAGGAGCAGGACTCCGCGATCCGCGCCTTCCGCGACGAGGTCGTCGAGGCGATCGGCACCCAGAACCTGGTCGACGTCCGCAGCCCCGACGAGTACGCCGGGCGGCTGCTCGCCCCGGCCCACCTGCCGCAGGAGCAGGCGCAGCGGGCCGGCCACATCCCGACCGCGGCCAACGTGCCGTGGAGCAAGGCGGCCAACGACGACGGCACCTTCCGCTCCGACGAGGAGCTGAAGCAGATCTACACCGACGCCGGCGTCGACTGGGACAAGGACACCATCGCCTACTGCCGGATCGGCGAGCGCTCCAGCCACACCTGGTTCGTGCTCAAGGAGCTGCTCGGCCAGGACAACGTGAAGAACTACGACGGCTCGTGGACCGAGTACGGCTCCCTCGTCGGCGTCCCGGTCGCCCTCGGCGACGAGAAGGGCGAGGCCTGA
- a CDS encoding DUF4395 domain-containing protein, with translation MTTQIDPRGARFAAAVTATVLAVVLLTSPGPAATGLLAFQTAVFALGAGLGVQRTPYAALFRSLVRPRLGPPHELEDAAPPRFAQAVGLGFSLVGLVALLSSATTIGLVAVGFAFAAALLNATTGFCLGCEAYLLIKRATTRPTTRTTTTTTSVGG, from the coding sequence ATGACGACCCAGATCGACCCTCGCGGCGCGCGTTTCGCCGCCGCCGTCACCGCGACCGTGCTCGCGGTGGTGCTGCTGACCTCCCCCGGCCCGGCCGCGACCGGCCTGTTGGCCTTCCAGACGGCGGTGTTCGCGCTCGGCGCGGGGCTGGGGGTGCAGCGGACGCCGTACGCCGCGTTGTTCCGCTCCCTGGTCCGGCCTCGGCTCGGCCCGCCGCACGAGCTCGAGGACGCGGCGCCCCCACGCTTCGCGCAGGCTGTGGGCCTCGGGTTCTCTCTGGTCGGCCTGGTGGCGCTGCTCTCCAGCGCGACCACCATCGGACTGGTCGCGGTCGGGTTCGCCTTCGCCGCGGCCCTGCTCAACGCCACGACCGGGTTCTGCCTGGGCTGCGAGGCCTACCTGCTGATCAAGCGCGCCACCACGCGCCCCACCACCCGCACGACCACCACCACCACCTCCGTCGGAGGTTGA
- a CDS encoding TlpA family protein disulfide reductase — translation MTTGAWVLVASLLLVVAVALWRGFTDGRFRGTHRVRGLEQSPADAAPPAGTPAPAGTPVPEVEVQGRAGSPEVEVRGRPAPEPRNHRPSPEDPILSADQLGERATLLQFSSAFCAPCRATRRVLHDVAETVPGVTHVEIDAEHHLDLVRRVGVRRTPTTLVLDAAGNEVTRAAGAPRREQVLAALARTEA, via the coding sequence ATGACCACCGGCGCCTGGGTCCTCGTCGCGAGCCTGCTGCTCGTGGTGGCCGTCGCGCTGTGGCGCGGGTTCACCGACGGCCGGTTCCGCGGCACCCACCGCGTCCGCGGTCTCGAGCAGTCCCCCGCCGACGCGGCACCCCCCGCGGGTACGCCGGCACCCGCCGGTACGCCGGTCCCGGAGGTCGAGGTGCAAGGGCGTGCGGGGTCGCCGGAGGTTGAGGTGCGAGGGCGCCCCGCGCCCGAGCCTCGAAACCACCGGCCCTCCCCCGAAGACCCCATCCTCTCCGCCGACCAGCTCGGCGAGCGCGCGACGCTGCTGCAGTTCTCCAGCGCCTTCTGCGCGCCGTGCCGCGCCACCCGTCGGGTGCTCCACGACGTCGCCGAGACCGTCCCCGGGGTCACCCACGTCGAGATCGACGCCGAGCACCACCTCGACCTGGTGCGTCGGGTCGGTGTGCGCCGTACCCCCACGACGCTGGTCCTCGACGCGGCCGGCAACGAGGTCACCCGGGCAGCCGGCGCACCCCGACGCGAGCAGGTCCTCGCGGCGCTCGCCCGGACCGAGGCCTGA
- a CDS encoding sortase domain-containing protein has protein sequence MTRTRYTPRHRAARPVRAGGRRVVVWSGASLALAGVGVLAWAGWQYVGSSWVSERRHTAIVDDLATAWQGGEDRVGAAGSAASAVVRIPRFGEDYAVPLLAGSSEEVLAAGIGHLEGTAGPGQRGNFVVAAHRVTHGEPFAELPALEPGDEVVVETAHHRFTYVLDTGGDELTVRFSDGWVTDPRPVSPDGRVEPPAGVGERLITLTTCAELFHTDDRLVAFGHLRSVESTV, from the coding sequence ATGACCCGTACCCGCTACACGCCACGCCACCGCGCCGCCCGGCCCGTCCGGGCCGGCGGCCGGCGCGTGGTCGTGTGGTCGGGGGCCTCGCTCGCCCTCGCCGGGGTCGGGGTGCTGGCCTGGGCCGGCTGGCAGTACGTCGGCAGCAGCTGGGTCAGCGAGCGGCGCCACACCGCGATCGTCGACGACCTCGCCACCGCCTGGCAGGGGGGTGAGGACCGGGTCGGCGCGGCCGGGTCGGCGGCCTCGGCGGTGGTGCGGATCCCGCGGTTCGGCGAGGACTACGCCGTACCCCTCCTCGCCGGCAGCTCCGAGGAGGTGCTCGCCGCCGGCATCGGCCATCTCGAGGGGACGGCCGGGCCGGGGCAGCGCGGCAACTTCGTCGTCGCCGCCCACCGGGTCACCCACGGCGAGCCGTTCGCGGAGCTGCCGGCGCTCGAGCCGGGGGACGAGGTGGTGGTGGAGACCGCCCATCACCGGTTCACGTACGTCCTCGACACCGGCGGTGACGAGCTCACCGTGCGGTTCAGCGACGGCTGGGTGACCGACCCCAGGCCGGTCAGCCCCGACGGCCGGGTCGAGCCGCCGGCCGGGGTGGGGGAGCGGCTGATCACGCTGACCACCTGCGCAGAGCTGTTCCACACCGACGACCGGCTGGTCGCCTTCGGCCACCTGCGCAGCGTCGAGTCCACCGTCTGA